A section of the Streptomyces xinghaiensis S187 genome encodes:
- a CDS encoding DUF5133 domain-containing protein, which translates to MLMAHPTVLRNLLEHYEALRALAKEQVVAPHIHRQMQDTAYTLCVSTGARDIDQALAEARRRLDDELAAAT; encoded by the coding sequence ATGCTGATGGCGCACCCGACCGTGCTGCGGAATCTGCTCGAACACTACGAAGCCCTGCGGGCGCTGGCCAAGGAGCAGGTCGTCGCTCCGCACATCCACCGTCAGATGCAGGACACGGCCTACACGCTGTGCGTCTCCACCGGGGCCCGCGACATCGACCAGGCCCTGGCGGAGGCCCGCCGCCGGCTGGACGACGAACTCGCCGCCGCCACGTGA
- a CDS encoding SGNH/GDSL hydrolase family protein: MRRSLLRAVMAGSALALALVLTPPAGAAPADAASASSPAPADGETAAAATRIMPLGDSITGSPGCWRSVLWNRLQDTGYTAVDFVGTLGPQGCGQPYDGENEGHGGALVTRVADGNQLPGWLSATRPDIVMMHFGTNDVWSNIAPDRILAAYTELVRQMRESNPDMKVLVAQIIPMNPSGCPECAQRVRDLNDRIPPWASGISTPESPVVAVDQWTGFDTGADTYDGVHPSSSGDNKIASRWYPALTGFLTTGASAS; this comes from the coding sequence ATGCGCAGATCCCTCCTCCGGGCGGTCATGGCCGGGTCGGCCCTGGCCCTCGCGCTCGTCCTCACCCCGCCGGCCGGCGCCGCACCCGCAGACGCGGCCTCCGCATCGTCCCCGGCCCCCGCGGACGGGGAGACGGCGGCCGCCGCCACCAGGATCATGCCGCTGGGCGACTCCATCACCGGCTCGCCCGGCTGCTGGCGCTCCGTCCTCTGGAACCGGCTGCAGGACACCGGCTACACCGCGGTCGACTTCGTCGGCACGCTCGGCCCCCAGGGCTGCGGACAGCCCTACGACGGGGAGAACGAGGGGCACGGCGGGGCCCTGGTCACCCGGGTCGCCGACGGGAACCAGCTGCCCGGCTGGCTCTCCGCGACCCGGCCGGACATCGTGATGATGCACTTCGGCACCAACGACGTCTGGAGCAACATCGCTCCCGACCGCATCCTGGCCGCGTACACCGAGCTCGTCCGGCAGATGCGGGAGAGCAACCCGGACATGAAAGTGCTCGTTGCCCAGATCATCCCGATGAACCCGAGCGGCTGCCCCGAGTGCGCCCAGCGGGTGCGGGACCTCAACGACCGCATCCCGCCGTGGGCTTCGGGGATCAGCACCCCGGAGTCGCCCGTGGTCGCGGTGGACCAGTGGACCGGTTTCGACACCGGGGCCGACACCTATGACGGCGTGCACCCCAGCTCCTCCGGAGACAACAAGATCGCTTCCCGCTGGTACCCGGCGCTGACCGGGTTTCTCACCACGGGTGCCTCCGCCTCCTGA
- a CDS encoding questin oxidase family protein, giving the protein MPVNDTGSLDEALERLHATGPERVGRLSNHAPMAVEALAARGRDRAIHRWLDLYRDKLEDFPARREPITETGWRAALGDPGRAADWIDHFTRQTAERPWRDVLARWWPRLLPGLYGGATHPVIRVGHAVRTLTERGETSPRVAELAHGLGYWAARHHPVTGITATAPGGVGGGAGALTAAGALDAVPPLGRPGGNFPERLSRVSRIPGWAERVTDPGPARSHLAELVRAATHRYASHGHGDEIMLVHAATAPNAVLRTLPALPRHLWAPSLHAAWTASAAVTAMYAPDGPVPYRAPGRITPEEVFDRALAHGDEHVIKFTDTALDVGGEEALAAALRAIELSEPMG; this is encoded by the coding sequence ATGCCCGTGAACGACACCGGCTCCCTGGACGAAGCGCTGGAACGACTGCACGCCACCGGCCCCGAACGGGTCGGACGGCTGAGCAACCACGCCCCGATGGCCGTCGAAGCCCTCGCCGCCCGTGGCCGCGACCGCGCGATCCACCGCTGGCTCGACCTCTACCGGGACAAGCTGGAGGACTTCCCGGCCCGCCGGGAACCGATCACGGAAACCGGCTGGCGCGCCGCCCTGGGCGACCCCGGCCGGGCCGCCGACTGGATCGACCACTTCACCCGGCAGACGGCCGAACGCCCCTGGCGGGACGTGCTCGCCCGGTGGTGGCCCCGGCTGCTGCCCGGCCTCTACGGCGGCGCCACCCACCCCGTGATCCGCGTCGGCCATGCCGTGCGCACCCTCACCGAGCGCGGCGAGACCAGCCCCCGCGTCGCCGAGCTGGCCCACGGCCTCGGCTATTGGGCGGCCCGCCACCACCCCGTCACCGGGATCACGGCGACGGCCCCCGGCGGCGTGGGCGGCGGCGCCGGCGCTCTCACCGCGGCCGGCGCGCTCGACGCCGTACCGCCCCTCGGCAGGCCCGGCGGGAACTTCCCCGAGCGGCTGTCGCGGGTGAGCCGGATACCGGGCTGGGCGGAGCGCGTCACCGATCCCGGCCCGGCCCGGTCGCACCTCGCCGAGCTGGTCCGGGCCGCCACCCACCGCTACGCCTCCCATGGCCACGGCGACGAGATCATGCTGGTTCACGCCGCGACCGCCCCCAACGCCGTGCTGCGCACCCTGCCCGCGCTGCCCCGTCATCTGTGGGCACCGAGCCTGCACGCGGCCTGGACCGCGTCCGCCGCCGTCACCGCGATGTACGCGCCCGACGGCCCTGTGCCGTACCGGGCGCCCGGCCGGATCACGCCGGAGGAGGTCTTCGACCGCGCCCTCGCCCACGGCGACGAACACGTCATCAAGTTCACGGACACCGCCCTCGACGTCGGCGGCGAAGAGGCCCTCGCCGCCGCGCTGCGGGCGATCGAACTCAGCGAACCGATGGGCTGA
- a CDS encoding cation:proton antiporter: MLLAFAVVLLIAVLVSSLAHRTILSTAALFLIAGFLLGKETTGVLQLTADSALVEHFAELALFAVLFTDGMRVGWTDLRSAWRLPGRALGWGLPLTLGLTALLAHYIVGLDWPEALLLGAILAPTDPVFAAALVGNKRVPGRLRHLLNVESGINDGLALPFVILFLGISEGSGDLHLDELATELALGVLIGVAVPWLAIKLEQTRFFAASAAYEPLNAFAIGLVVLGLGQVLHANLFLAAFAAGVTVATFGPRQRKAFDEFGELVAELLKLAALLVFGALISVEFLGEISWSGWVFAVLALVLVRPVALAIAFARSHLSRREQAAAMWFGPKGFASVVYALLVLKSGIAEADLVFHLVALTIVLSILAHSSTDIVVARSFDEPEETPNWQDPEESRKAGERPEGRDAERTEKPRTGTGDDLAAGAGTAES; this comes from the coding sequence GTGCTGCTCGCCTTCGCCGTGGTACTGCTGATCGCCGTGCTGGTGTCCAGCCTGGCCCACCGCACCATCCTGTCCACCGCCGCGCTGTTCCTGATCGCCGGCTTCCTCCTGGGCAAGGAGACCACCGGTGTCCTCCAGCTGACGGCCGACTCCGCGCTGGTCGAGCACTTCGCCGAACTGGCCCTGTTCGCGGTGCTGTTCACCGACGGCATGCGGGTGGGCTGGACCGATCTGCGGTCCGCCTGGCGGCTGCCCGGCCGGGCCCTGGGCTGGGGCCTGCCGCTGACCCTCGGCCTCACCGCCCTCCTCGCCCACTACATCGTGGGCCTGGACTGGCCCGAGGCCCTGCTGCTCGGCGCGATCCTGGCCCCCACCGACCCGGTCTTCGCCGCCGCGCTCGTCGGCAACAAGCGGGTCCCCGGGCGGCTCCGGCATCTGCTGAACGTCGAGTCCGGCATCAACGACGGACTGGCGCTGCCGTTCGTCATCCTCTTCCTCGGCATCTCCGAGGGCTCCGGCGATCTCCACCTGGACGAACTGGCGACCGAACTCGCCCTGGGTGTCCTCATCGGCGTCGCCGTGCCCTGGCTGGCCATCAAGCTGGAGCAGACGCGTTTCTTCGCCGCCTCGGCCGCCTACGAACCGCTCAACGCCTTCGCCATCGGGCTGGTCGTGCTCGGGCTGGGGCAGGTCCTGCACGCCAACCTCTTCCTGGCCGCGTTCGCCGCGGGCGTGACCGTGGCCACCTTCGGCCCCCGGCAGCGGAAGGCCTTCGACGAGTTCGGCGAGCTCGTCGCCGAACTGCTGAAGCTGGCCGCCCTGCTGGTCTTCGGCGCGCTGATCTCGGTGGAGTTCCTCGGCGAGATCTCGTGGAGCGGCTGGGTGTTCGCCGTCCTCGCCCTGGTGCTGGTCCGGCCGGTGGCCCTGGCCATCGCCTTCGCCCGCTCCCATCTGAGCCGGCGCGAACAGGCGGCCGCCATGTGGTTCGGTCCCAAGGGCTTCGCCTCGGTGGTCTACGCGCTGCTGGTGCTCAAGTCCGGGATCGCCGAGGCCGATCTCGTCTTCCACCTGGTGGCCCTCACCATCGTGCTCTCGATCCTCGCCCACTCCTCCACCGACATCGTGGTCGCCCGCTCCTTCGACGAACCGGAGGAGACGCCCAACTGGCAGGATCCCGAGGAGAGCCGGAAGGCCGGGGAGCGCCCGGAGGGACGGGATGCGGAGCGGACGGAGAAACCGCGGACCGGGACCGGCGACGACCTGGCGGCGGGCGCGGGCACGGCGGAGAGCTGA
- the mnhG gene encoding monovalent cation/H(+) antiporter subunit G, whose amino-acid sequence MNTLLAILSAVFLLSGAAFSLLGAIGLLRFADTTSRLHAASKTQTLGLLLILLGTALQVPVKYGLVLLLVALFQLVTVPVTGQIVGRTAYRTGAVRRSGLVVDKLGRRLEREEAGPPD is encoded by the coding sequence GTGAACACCCTCCTCGCCATCCTCTCCGCCGTCTTCCTGCTGTCCGGCGCCGCCTTCTCCCTCCTCGGCGCGATCGGGCTGCTCAGGTTCGCGGACACCACCTCCCGGCTGCACGCGGCGTCCAAGACCCAGACCCTGGGCCTGCTGCTCATCCTGCTGGGAACCGCCCTGCAGGTGCCCGTGAAGTACGGCCTGGTCCTTCTGCTGGTCGCCCTCTTCCAGCTGGTCACCGTGCCGGTGACCGGGCAGATCGTCGGCCGCACCGCCTACCGCACGGGAGCCGTGCGCCGGAGCGGCCTGGTCGTGGACAAACTCGGCCGGCGGCTGGAACGGGAGGAGGCCGGGCCGCCGGACTGA
- a CDS encoding monovalent cation/H+ antiporter complex subunit F — MSTVYAVTTALLSAAALLVLVRLLRGPVALDRIVALDVLLSLIVSAAALGVAARQEGSFLPVLLVVAILAFIGSVTAAHLIERREGMR, encoded by the coding sequence ATGAGCACGGTGTACGCCGTCACCACGGCCCTGCTGTCGGCCGCCGCGCTGCTGGTCCTCGTCCGGCTGCTCCGCGGCCCCGTCGCGCTCGACCGCATCGTGGCCCTGGACGTCCTGCTGTCGCTGATCGTCTCGGCCGCGGCCCTGGGGGTCGCGGCCCGGCAGGAGGGCTCCTTCCTCCCCGTTCTCCTGGTGGTGGCGATCCTGGCCTTCATCGGATCGGTCACCGCGGCCCATCTGATCGAGCGGCGGGAGGGCATGCGGTGA
- a CDS encoding Na+/H+ antiporter subunit E codes for MTVPRFLHRTRDHLPLFCWLLALWTVLWGSPRPAVLLSGVPLAAAVVRGFALPPLLPRVAVRPWRLVLLLGFMLADLLQSGITVAWQALRHGPRARAAVVEVPLRADTDLLIAATATLTTLTPGTLVLEIDRDRRLLYVHALPAGSPRQAERRRREVLRAERHVTWALARTGAAGPGDGPRPAEEAS; via the coding sequence TTGACCGTCCCACGCTTCCTGCACCGCACCCGGGACCATCTGCCCCTGTTCTGCTGGCTGCTGGCGCTGTGGACGGTCCTCTGGGGATCGCCCCGCCCGGCGGTCCTGCTCAGCGGTGTGCCGCTGGCCGCCGCGGTCGTCCGCGGCTTCGCCCTTCCGCCACTGCTCCCCCGGGTCGCCGTCCGGCCGTGGCGGCTGGTGCTCCTGCTCGGTTTCATGCTCGCCGACCTCCTCCAGTCCGGGATCACCGTGGCCTGGCAGGCCCTCCGGCACGGTCCGCGGGCCAGGGCGGCGGTCGTGGAGGTACCGCTCCGGGCCGACACCGACCTGCTGATCGCCGCGACGGCCACCCTGACCACGCTGACGCCCGGCACCCTCGTCCTGGAGATCGACCGCGACCGCCGGCTGCTGTACGTCCACGCGCTGCCCGCCGGCAGTCCCCGCCAGGCCGAGCGGCGGCGGCGCGAGGTGCTGCGGGCCGAGCGCCATGTGACCTGGGCGCTGGCACGGACCGGGGCGGCCGGCCCCGGCGACGGGCCGCGACCGGCTGAGGAGGCGTCATGA